The following proteins come from a genomic window of Anopheles ziemanni chromosome 3, idAnoZiCoDA_A2_x.2, whole genome shotgun sequence:
- the LOC131290019 gene encoding zinc finger protein 668-like, which yields MDSEPEPEPEVDDDPVDVPNQNPESYCRFCFSETDVEPLFPANQSKPASEMYERLFECIGIKLTKEDYYPSGICWMCSLTMEEFQCFRKRCLKYDTLVRRLQGHVKDTESPTTTEATVPPPSEEKQSIKLPGVIFRKGKKFKKKPLPTGDATVHPCPFCPRSFTRKMYFDQHMWKHRDLLQAAKADGASGGIKKTVLNRPIKQEKLWIPIVKPETNASTDGGSPPTGGKLKDGSISCEYCPRKFTRRMYYIQHLRKHNAVKEGVVRCRYCPRNFVSTRSRRAHEKKEHYKIIAAENSGPKKPPFCCPQCSRTFKYRYSLRMHLLNHSGQLPHACDICNCRFYSMQYLAVHKKRYHGPNAICGEAGNESIISCLYCTRSFLRECDRSSHIKQMHANIVSALNETEGGGQPELMDDCPPADTEGLTDPELLPPNVHEPMMEIKEEEPYANDPHRSGLPSGGMEPDNPLFYCYSCAMNFDTEDMYAEHLDDQHPFGGEQMMEQLQSGSPTGEQEQGEKEFRCPYCPKTFTRKWSMNEHITSHLGTRRYPCELCPAIFCREGYLRTHRSRKHPNEAEKYNGTFKCRFCPRMFVMERYKKVHEKIAHIKKGDVLPEDTDTNSELALNDNSVMEVDESSCSVIQEASCTSNDFDLQSISPEEAESIESLQKLVVKIRPIPLHVLVDYQWQIERYENMQFDQPDTAPPSVEPDIIDESTNSSFPQDDSGDVNRKRTKIGITLHPCGLCTKMFKSRTALRKHSLYHSGALPHQCDECGVQFMRYGLLVDHKTRYHGENGPMIAARYSCDYCPRIFLRKQDRSCHHLMVHARDQAKALENDIDVSPTLGHSKKIKKDYLCKVCGELYEKYRTCKRHINRAHPAAEGEEDIKPMKLCHCAICAGIFKKREDWNEHMEQHPKVQCHHCEQCIRRRRKKWGRKLIHRCSFCPKAFLHKPNLNSHLRIHQQQLRFPCGECDAMYDRYRDLATHKIRYHSDDSIGHAAAQYKCAYCPRVFMRPRDVNYHQLSVHADRANLAPVEQEDDLMYLDPSTLLDLADQEMDGGKPIKVEPDLD from the exons ATGGATTCGGAGCCCGAACCAGAGCCGGAGGTCGATGATGATCCAGTGGATGT CCCAAATCAAAACCCCGAGTCGTActgtcggttttgtttttctgaaaCCGACGTCGAGCCGCTCTTTCCGGCGAATCAAAGCAAGCCGGCTAGTGAGATGTACGAACGCCTGTTCGAATGTATTGGCATCAAGCTGACAAAAGAAGACTATTATCCCAGCGGCATCTGTTGGATGTGTTCGCTGACGATGGAGGAATTTCAATGCTTTCGGAAACGCTGCCTCAAGTACGACACTCTGGTGCGTAGGTTGCAGGGACATGTCAAGGATACGGAGTCACCGACTACCACCGAAGCGACAGTTCCACCTCcgagtgaagaaaaacaaagtattAAATTACCCGGTGTTATATTCAGGAAGGgtaaaaaatttaagaaaaaaccaCTCCCAACAGGGGACGCAACGGTGCATCCGTGCCCCTTCTGTCCACGAAGTTTCACCCGGAAAATGTATTTCGATCAGCACATGTGGAAACACCGAGATTTGTTGCAGGCCGCCAAAGCGGACGGTGCTAGTGGTGGAATTAAGAAAACGGTACTCAACAGACCGATAAAGCAGGAGAAACTTTGGATTCCGATTGTGAAACCCGAAACGAACGCATCCACTGACGGTGGGTCGCCGCCTACCGGAGGCAAACTGAAAGATGGATCGATTAGCTGTGAATATTGCCCGCGAAAATTCACACGCAGGATGTACTACATACAGCATCTGCGTAAACACAACGCGGTCAAAGAGGGGGTGGTCCGGTGTCGATACTGCCCGCGAAACTTCGTTTCAACCCGGAGCCGGCGAGCGCacgagaaaaaagaacactaCAAAATTATTGCCGCAGAGAACTCGGGCCCAAAGAAACCTCCCTTCTGCTGCCCGCAGTGTTCGAGAACGTTCAAGTATCGGTATTCCTTACGAATGCATCTACTTAACCACAGTGGCCAGCTGCCGCATGCGTGCGATATTTGCAACTGTCGATTTTACAGCATGCAGTATCTTGCCGTTCACAAAAAGCGCTACCATGGCCCCAATGCTATCTGTGGCGAGGCGGGAAATGAAAGTATTATAAGCTGTCTATACTGCACAAGATCGTTTTTGAGAGAGTGTGATCGATCAAGTCACATCAAGCAGATGCATGCGAACATAGTGTCTGCCCTGAACGAAACGGAAGGCGGTGGTCAGCCAGAGCTTATGGATGACTGCCCACCGGCCGACACCGAGGGACTCACCGACCCAGAGCTACTGCCACCGAACGTTCACGAACCGATGATGGAAATCAAAGAGGAAGAACCGTACGCAAATGATCCCCATCGTTCGGGATTACCGTCGGGCGGCATGGAACCCGATAATCCACTGTTCTATTGCTACTCGTGCGCCATGAACTTCGACACGGAAGATATGTACGCGGAGCATCTGGATGATCAGCATCCCTTCGGAGGTGAACAGATGATGGAACAGCTTCAATCGGGATCGCCGACTGGCGAGCAGGAGCAGGGAGAGAAGGAATTTCGTTGCCCATACTGCCCAAAAACGTTCACGCGGAAATGGTCCATGAACGAACACATAACATCACATCTAGGCACGCGTCGGTACCCTTGCGAGCTGTGTCCGGCAATATTCTGCCGCGAAGGGTACCTGCGCACACATCGATCCCGCAAGCATCCGAACGAAGCGGAAAAGTATAATGGCACGTTCAAGTGTCGCTTCTGTCCGCGAATGTTCGTGATGGAGCGTTACAAAAAGGTGCACGAGAAGATTGCCCACATAAAGAAGGGGGACGTCCTGCCGGAGGATACCGACACTAACAGCGAACTCGCGCTCAACGACAACAGCGTAATGGAGGTGGACGAGAGTAGCTGCAGCGTCATACAGGAAGCGTCGTGCACCTCGAATGATTTCGACCTGCAAAGCATTAGCCCTGAGGAGGCAGAAAGCATAGAATCGCTGCAAAAACTAGTGGTCAAGATTCGACCGATACCCCTGCATGTTCTGGTTGACTATCAATGGCAAATCGAAAGGTACGAAAATATGCAGTTTGACCAGCCGGACACCGCACCTCCATCCGTGGAACCTGACATTATCGATGAATCAACTAATTCATCCTTCCCACAGGACGATTCGGGTGATGTGAACCGAAAGCGCACCAAAATAGGCATCACGCTCCATCCGTGTGGTCTTTGtacgaaaatgttcaaatccCGAACCGCCCTGCGTAAGCATTCGCTGTACCATAGCGGTGCACTGCCCCATCAGTGTGACGAATGTGGCGTGCAGTTTATGCGCTATGGACTGCTGGTAGACCACAAGACACGGTACCACGGTGAAAATGGACCGATGATTGCCGCACGGTATAGTTGCGACTATTGTCCGCGGATTTTCCTTCGCAAGCAGGATCGATCCTGCCATCATCTGATGGTGCACGCGCGTGATCAGGCCAAGGCACTCGAGAACGACATCGATGTGTCACCGACGTTGGGCCATAgtaagaaaatcaaaaaagaTTATCTCTGCAAGGTGTGCGGAGAGTTGTACGAAAAGTATCGCACGTGCAAGCGCCACATTAACCGCGCCCATCCGGCGGCGGAAGGGGAAGAAGATATTAAGCCGATGAAACTCTGCCACTGTGCCATCTGCGCCGGTATCTTCAAGAAGCGGGAAGACTGGAACGAGCACATGGAGCAGCATCCGAAGGTGCAGTGCCACCACTGCGAGCAGTGCATTCGACGGCGACGAAAAAAATGGGGTCGAAAGTTGATCCATCGGTGTAGCTTCTGTCCGAAGGCGTTTTTGCACAAACCAAACCTGAACTCTCATCTGCGCAtacaccagcagcagttgcGCTTTCCTTGCGGTGAGTGTGACGCAATGTACGATCGGTATCGTGACTTGGCCACGCATAAGATACGGTACCactcggatgattcgattGGCCACGCGGCCGCACAGTACAAGTGTGCCTATTGTCCGCGTGTTTTCATGCGTCCTCGAGATGTGAACTACCATCAGCTGTCGGTGCATGCAGACCGAGCGAACCTGGCTCCAGTGGAGCAAGAGGATGACTTAATGTATCTCGATCCAAGCACACTTCTGGACTTGGCGGATCAGGAAATGGACGGCGGAAAACCAATTAAAGTAGAACCAGATTTAGATTAG
- the LOC131287775 gene encoding ADP-ribosylation factor-like protein 6-interacting protein 4, protein MKVGKKHRKSRRDSSTSSSSSTRSTSQSESSSSSDSSNGKSRRKRKRESSSSSSSSSSSSSTSSDSSTERKRQKKLLKRKLLKQQKKDEKAKKKILRKEKKAKRKQEKLVKKLAKKRLKEERRRAKASSREANKRAPNSNQGETTKPNGPDDSVLDCGVPLDLMNRKARAPETREEYEARQAIVRRVVDPETGRSRLIKGDGEIIEECVSRERHKDINRLATAGDGAEFQRKTIGWSVP, encoded by the coding sequence ATGAAAGTAGGCAAGAAACATCGAAAATCAAGACGCGATAGCTCCACATCGTCGTCCAGCAGCACTAGAAGTACCAGCCAGAGCGAAAGTAGCTCCAGCAGCGATAGTAGCAATGGAAAGAGCCGCCGTAAAAGGAAACGCgaatcgtcatcatcgtcttcTTCATCGTCGTCTAGCAGCAGTACCTCAAGCGATAGTAGTACCGAGCGCAAAAGACAGAAAAAGCTTCTCAAAAGGAAGCTTCTAAAACAGCAGAAAAAGGACGAGAAAgccaaaaagaaaatccttcgCAAGGAGAAAAAAGCTAAACGAAAGCAGGAAAAGTTAGTGAAGAAACTAGCCAAGAAACGGTTGAAGGAAGAACGACGCAGAGCGAAGGCATCTTCCAGGGAGGCAAATAAACGCGCTCCGAATTCAAACCAAGGCGAAACCACAAAACCCAACGGTCCGGATGACAGTGTGCTAGATTGTGGGGTTCCACTGGACCTCATGAACAGGAAGGCCCGGGCTCCCGAGACCAGGGAAGAATACGAGGCTCGTCAGGCAATCGTTAGGCGTGTTGTAGATCCAGAAACGGGACGATCCCGGCTCATCAAAGGCGACGGGGAAATAATCGAAGAGTGCGTCAGTCGGGAACGCCACAAGGACATAAATCGGCTTGCGACGGCCGGTGATGGAGCGGAGTTTCAACGTAAGACGATCGGTTGGAGTGTACCATAA